In Quadrisphaera sp. DSM 44207, one DNA window encodes the following:
- a CDS encoding type IV toxin-antitoxin system AbiEi family antitoxin domain-containing protein codes for MHVLDHLLARAARQDAVLTWRDVAAAGASRALVRRHLRAGAWEPLLRGTHLVDPTRTGHLLQRSWARSAVAAVPGAVVGLGSAAALHDIAGVPRTGLVDVVVGGSVVAGSRRLAVHRLQLAAQDVVDAGGIPVTSAVRTLADLVPRLPRPDALAVLDSALRSGCVDVGGLAEAAHRAAGRRGCRAVQDLWGLADARAESPLESRARLRCVDAGLPPDELQLPVRDEHGHLSCAPTCRSAPGGADGPGCCCWRPTAAPSTTLPRPSTGTGGAPTRWSPSGTPWCGARGGTP; via the coding sequence GTGCACGTGCTGGACCACCTGCTCGCCCGGGCCGCGCGCCAGGACGCGGTGCTGACGTGGCGCGACGTGGCGGCGGCGGGCGCCTCGCGGGCGCTCGTGCGGCGCCACCTCCGCGCCGGTGCTTGGGAGCCGCTGCTGCGCGGGACCCACCTGGTGGACCCGACGCGCACCGGGCACCTCCTGCAGCGCTCCTGGGCGCGCTCGGCGGTGGCGGCCGTGCCCGGCGCGGTCGTCGGCCTGGGCAGCGCCGCCGCGCTGCACGACATCGCGGGTGTGCCCCGCACGGGGCTCGTCGACGTCGTCGTCGGCGGTTCCGTGGTGGCTGGCAGCAGGCGGCTGGCGGTGCACCGCCTGCAGCTGGCGGCGCAGGACGTCGTCGACGCGGGCGGCATCCCGGTCACCAGCGCGGTGCGCACGCTGGCCGACCTGGTGCCCCGGCTCCCGCGTCCGGACGCCCTCGCCGTCCTGGACTCCGCGCTGCGGTCCGGGTGCGTGGACGTGGGCGGCCTCGCCGAGGCCGCCCACCGAGCGGCCGGTCGACGGGGCTGCCGCGCCGTGCAGGACCTCTGGGGGCTGGCTGACGCGCGCGCCGAGTCGCCGCTGGAGAGCCGCGCGCGGCTGCGCTGCGTGGACGCGGGCCTGCCGCCGGACGAGCTGCAGCTCCCGGTGCGCGACGAGCACGGCCACCTGTCCTGCGCGCCGACATGCCGTTCCGCGCCCGGCGGCGCGGACGGACCGGGCTGCTGCTGCTGGAGGCCGACGGCCGCACCGTCCACGACGCTCCCGAGGCCCTCCACCGGGACCGGTGGCGCACCAACACGCTGGTCGCCCTCGGGCACGCCGTGGTGCGGTGCACGTGGCGGGACACCCTGA
- a CDS encoding SOS response-associated peptidase, whose protein sequence is MCGRYASSRRDADLVEAFEVDDAVGEELPPSYNKAPTQPVRAVVTRPPREEDGGAPSRQLRTLRWGLVPAWAKDPRIGNRMINARVETITEKPAFKRAAARRRLVVPADGYYEWEKREDGAKVPHFLHAADDGLLAFGGLYELWPDPTKAEDDPDRWLWTLTIITTRATDAAGRIHDRSPLVVPAEMLDDWLDPQLTDLDLVRQLLDAVPEPHLVTHEVSPAVNSVRNDSPDLLAPVT, encoded by the coding sequence ATGTGCGGTCGCTACGCCAGCTCGCGCCGGGACGCCGACCTCGTCGAGGCCTTCGAGGTCGACGACGCGGTCGGCGAGGAGCTGCCCCCCTCCTACAACAAGGCGCCGACCCAGCCGGTGCGCGCCGTCGTGACCCGCCCGCCGCGCGAGGAGGACGGCGGCGCGCCGTCCCGGCAGCTGCGCACGCTGCGCTGGGGGCTCGTGCCGGCGTGGGCGAAGGACCCGAGGATCGGCAACCGCATGATCAACGCCCGCGTCGAGACGATCACGGAGAAGCCGGCGTTCAAGCGGGCCGCGGCCCGGCGCCGCCTCGTCGTCCCGGCCGACGGCTACTACGAGTGGGAGAAGAGGGAGGACGGCGCGAAGGTGCCGCACTTCCTGCACGCCGCCGACGACGGCCTGCTGGCCTTCGGCGGCCTCTACGAGCTGTGGCCCGACCCGACCAAGGCGGAGGACGACCCCGACCGCTGGCTGTGGACCCTGACGATCATCACGACGCGGGCCACGGACGCCGCCGGGCGCATCCACGACCGCTCCCCGCTCGTCGTCCCGGCGGAGATGCTCGACGACTGGCTCGACCCGCAGCTGACCGACCTGGACCTCGTGCGCCAGCTGCTCGACGCCGTCCCGGAGCCGCACCTGGTCACCCACGAGGTCTCTCCCGCGGTCAACAGCGTGCGCAACGACTCCCCCGACCTCCTCGCACCCGTGACGTGA
- a CDS encoding ATP-binding protein — translation MPDLVVVGPLGSDGLLSCLRPRACPERTLIDLTRMAHCEPLGLVAVAALADAAAAEGPVVLRAPVDPSVARYLARMRLGRVLDDAGVEHDLPVVREHPLDDVLVELRRFEGPRGAEEVAAMVHRAVEAVDPVAAAALHDGVVEAADNVPRHARRCHGYVAAQKRDQGRSLLFAVGDSGVGVLQTLRRWGALDAAQALEMAVREGVSETPEETGGTGLSSVVKHLSSLGGHLHLVSGDAALSVASGQRRSARGPVPFPGTLLQGLVRRAGDLPCRRPSGVEDSSAARP, via the coding sequence GTGCCGGACCTCGTCGTCGTCGGGCCGCTCGGGAGCGACGGCCTGCTGAGCTGCCTGAGGCCCCGGGCGTGCCCGGAGCGCACCCTGATCGACCTGACCCGGATGGCGCACTGCGAGCCGCTGGGCCTCGTGGCCGTCGCCGCGCTGGCCGACGCGGCCGCGGCCGAGGGCCCCGTGGTGCTGCGCGCGCCGGTGGACCCCTCCGTCGCGCGCTACCTGGCGCGCATGCGGCTGGGGCGCGTGCTCGACGACGCGGGCGTCGAGCACGACCTGCCGGTGGTGCGCGAGCACCCGCTCGACGACGTCCTCGTCGAGCTGCGCCGCTTCGAGGGGCCGCGCGGCGCGGAGGAGGTGGCCGCGATGGTGCACCGGGCGGTCGAGGCCGTCGACCCGGTGGCCGCCGCCGCCCTGCACGACGGCGTCGTGGAGGCCGCCGACAACGTGCCGCGCCACGCCCGCCGCTGCCACGGGTACGTGGCGGCGCAGAAGCGCGACCAGGGGCGCTCGCTGCTGTTCGCGGTCGGCGACTCCGGCGTCGGGGTGCTGCAGACGCTGCGCCGCTGGGGGGCGCTCGACGCCGCGCAGGCCCTGGAGATGGCCGTGCGCGAGGGGGTCAGCGAGACGCCGGAGGAGACCGGGGGCACGGGGCTGTCGAGCGTCGTCAAGCACCTGTCGTCGCTCGGGGGGCACCTGCACCTGGTCTCCGGGGACGCCGCGCTGAGCGTGGCGAGCGGGCAGCGGCGCAGCGCGCGCGGGCCGGTGCCGTTCCCCGGCACGCTGCTGCAGGGGCTCGTGCGCCGCGCGGGGGACCTTCCTTGCCGTCGTCCGAGCGGGGTGGAAGACTCTTCCGCTGCGCGTCCTTGA
- a CDS encoding endonuclease Q family protein translates to MTQTTQEPAAALAQDGSWYADLHVHSRYAYATSRNLTLPVLDATAREKGVRLMGTGDVTHPRWREELREQLVPAEPGLYARRGAGDGATRFLPSVEVSCVYRQGGRSRRVHVLVMLPSLEAAEAFAQALAERGADLGVDGRPTLALSARAVLEVALGVEPTALVVPAHVWTPWFGVLGSRSGFDSLQECFGDLTPHVLAAETGLSADPAMCWRVSSLDGVALLSSSDAHGPRTLAREATRLRGELSYDGLREALRTGSPARAAERAGSPTQLVDTVEFFPQEGKYHLDGHREHGVRMTPAETARAGGLCPVCGKRVTVGVLSRVEDLADRPAGSRPQGAPGFASLVPLDEVVADALGVRPVAKRVAAVRQRLLAACGSELAVLVEAPLDAVAAHAGPLVAEALRRVRAGEVDVEPGYDGEFGTVHVVRAEERAA, encoded by the coding sequence ATGACCCAGACGACCCAGGAGCCCGCGGCGGCCCTCGCGCAGGACGGCAGCTGGTACGCCGACCTGCACGTGCACTCCCGCTACGCCTACGCGACGTCCCGCAACCTCACGCTGCCGGTGCTCGACGCCACCGCGCGGGAGAAGGGCGTGCGCCTGATGGGCACCGGCGACGTCACCCACCCGCGGTGGCGGGAGGAGCTTCGCGAGCAGCTCGTGCCCGCCGAGCCGGGCCTCTACGCCCGCCGCGGCGCCGGGGACGGCGCGACGCGGTTCCTGCCCAGCGTGGAGGTCTCCTGCGTCTACCGGCAGGGCGGGCGCTCGCGGCGCGTCCACGTGCTCGTGATGCTGCCGTCCCTGGAGGCCGCCGAGGCCTTCGCGCAGGCGCTGGCCGAGCGCGGCGCGGACCTCGGCGTCGACGGCCGTCCGACGCTGGCCCTCAGCGCGCGGGCGGTGCTCGAGGTCGCCCTGGGCGTCGAGCCGACCGCCCTCGTGGTCCCCGCCCACGTGTGGACCCCGTGGTTCGGCGTCCTGGGGTCGAGGTCGGGGTTCGACTCCCTGCAGGAGTGCTTCGGGGACCTCACCCCGCACGTGCTCGCCGCCGAGACCGGCCTGTCGGCCGACCCGGCGATGTGCTGGCGCGTCAGCTCCCTGGACGGCGTGGCGCTGCTGTCCAGCTCCGACGCGCACGGGCCCCGCACGCTGGCCCGGGAGGCGACGCGGCTGCGCGGGGAGCTGTCCTACGACGGCCTCCGCGAGGCGCTGCGCACCGGCAGCCCGGCCCGCGCCGCCGAGCGGGCCGGCTCGCCGACGCAGCTGGTGGACACCGTCGAGTTCTTCCCGCAGGAGGGCAAGTACCACCTGGACGGGCACCGCGAGCACGGCGTGCGGATGACGCCGGCCGAGACGGCGCGCGCCGGCGGGCTGTGCCCGGTGTGCGGCAAGCGGGTCACCGTCGGGGTGCTCTCGCGGGTGGAGGACCTCGCCGACCGGCCCGCCGGCTCCCGGCCGCAGGGCGCGCCGGGCTTCGCCTCGCTGGTGCCGCTGGACGAGGTCGTCGCGGACGCGCTCGGCGTCCGGCCGGTCGCCAAGCGGGTGGCCGCGGTGCGGCAGCGGCTGCTCGCCGCGTGCGGCAGCGAGCTGGCGGTGCTGGTCGAGGCGCCGCTGGACGCCGTCGCCGCGCACGCCGGCCCGCTGGTGGCGGAGGCGCTGCGCCGGGTGCGCGCCGGCGAGGTGGACGTCGAGCCCGGCTACGACGGCGAGTTCGGCACGGTGCACGTGGTGCGGGCCGAGGAGCGCGCGGCCTGA
- the ggt gene encoding gamma-glutamyltransferase, which yields MTRRSRPLVALCATSLAGALAVGSAGPAAAGGTAPGAPSPGSGASSGGAAGSGAGSGAGLPEPPKVPVMTGGGGAVSSIDPYATQVGIDVLEAGGNAADAAVATAAALGVTEPYSAGIGGGGFFVHYDAGTGEVTTIDGRESAPATFTEDVFTGEGGEALDFDAVVSSGLSVGVPGTPALWERAVREHGTRPLGELLRPAERLARQGFVVDETFADQTRDNEERFRLFPETVETYLPGGQVPEVGSTFRNPDLARAYRALRTQGTDALYDGRLGRAVVDAAREPLTAEGVSVLPGQITREDLRAYEALEKDPVRSQYRGLDVYGMTVPASGGIAVAEILNLLEAYDARTGTALGEVEEVDYLHRFAEASATAFADRNRWVGDVADVPVEELVSQGFADERACALFDPALAQPRPLPFGEPDGNYAACEAAGTTAAPVEDQGTTHLTVADREGNVVSFTLTIEQTGGSGITVPGYGFLLNNELTDFSFTPTTEGVPDPNLPGPGKRPRSSMAPTIVLDDGEPVLALGSPGGPRIITTVAQVITRHVDRGLPLGEAIAAPRLSSRNGSTSQAEPAIVDGPLGAALTARGHALASTAQIGAATGIRLLPDGGFEAATETTRRGGGAAAVVDPDEAVEPAG from the coding sequence ATGACCCGACGCTCCCGCCCGCTCGTGGCCCTGTGCGCCACGTCCCTGGCCGGCGCCCTGGCCGTGGGCTCCGCCGGCCCTGCAGCAGCTGGCGGCACCGCACCGGGCGCCCCCTCGCCCGGCTCCGGCGCCAGCTCCGGCGGCGCCGCTGGCTCCGGCGCCGGCTCCGGCGCCGGCCTGCCCGAGCCGCCGAAGGTGCCGGTGATGACGGGCGGCGGGGGCGCCGTCAGCAGCATCGACCCGTACGCCACCCAGGTGGGCATCGACGTCCTGGAGGCCGGCGGCAACGCCGCGGACGCCGCCGTGGCCACCGCCGCCGCGCTCGGCGTCACCGAGCCGTACTCGGCCGGCATCGGCGGCGGCGGGTTCTTCGTCCACTACGACGCCGGGACCGGCGAGGTGACGACGATCGACGGGCGCGAGAGCGCGCCGGCGACCTTCACCGAGGACGTCTTCACCGGCGAGGGCGGGGAGGCGCTGGACTTCGACGCGGTCGTGAGCTCGGGCCTGTCGGTGGGGGTGCCGGGCACGCCGGCGCTGTGGGAGCGGGCCGTGCGCGAGCACGGCACGAGGCCGCTCGGGGAGCTGCTGCGCCCCGCCGAGCGCCTGGCGCGCCAGGGGTTCGTCGTCGACGAGACCTTCGCCGACCAGACGCGCGACAACGAGGAGCGCTTCCGCCTCTTCCCCGAGACGGTCGAGACCTACCTGCCGGGCGGGCAGGTGCCGGAGGTGGGCAGCACCTTCCGCAACCCCGACCTCGCGCGGGCCTACCGCGCGCTGCGCACGCAGGGCACCGACGCCCTCTACGACGGCCGCCTCGGGCGGGCCGTCGTCGACGCCGCGCGCGAGCCGCTCACCGCCGAGGGCGTCAGCGTCCTGCCGGGGCAGATCACGCGGGAGGACCTGCGCGCCTACGAGGCGCTGGAGAAGGACCCGGTGCGCTCGCAGTACCGCGGCCTCGACGTCTACGGCATGACCGTGCCGGCGTCCGGGGGCATCGCCGTCGCCGAGATCCTCAACCTCCTCGAGGCCTACGACGCGCGCACCGGCACCGCGCTGGGCGAGGTGGAGGAGGTCGACTACCTGCACCGCTTCGCCGAGGCGAGCGCGACGGCCTTCGCCGACCGCAACCGCTGGGTCGGCGACGTCGCGGACGTGCCGGTCGAGGAGCTGGTCTCCCAGGGGTTCGCCGACGAGCGCGCCTGCGCCCTCTTCGACCCGGCGCTCGCGCAGCCGCGGCCGCTGCCGTTCGGCGAGCCGGACGGGAACTACGCCGCGTGCGAGGCCGCCGGGACGACGGCGGCGCCGGTCGAGGACCAGGGCACCACCCACCTGACGGTCGCCGACCGGGAGGGGAACGTCGTCTCCTTCACGCTGACGATCGAGCAGACGGGCGGCTCGGGGATCACGGTGCCCGGCTACGGGTTCCTGCTCAACAACGAGCTGACCGACTTCAGCTTCACGCCCACCACCGAGGGCGTGCCCGACCCGAACCTGCCCGGCCCCGGCAAGCGGCCGCGCTCCTCGATGGCGCCGACGATCGTGCTGGACGACGGGGAGCCGGTGCTCGCCCTCGGCTCCCCCGGCGGCCCGAGGATCATCACGACCGTCGCCCAGGTGATCACCCGGCACGTGGACCGCGGGCTGCCGCTGGGAGAGGCGATCGCCGCGCCGCGCCTGTCCTCGCGCAACGGCTCCACGAGCCAGGCGGAGCCGGCGATCGTCGACGGGCCGCTCGGCGCGGCCCTGACCGCGCGCGGTCACGCGCTCGCGTCCACGGCGCAGATCGGCGCGGCGACCGGGATCCGGCTGCTGCCGGACGGCGGGTTCGAGGCGGCGACGGAGACGACGCGCCGCGGCGGCGGCGCGGCGGCCGTGGTCGACCCCGACGAGGCGGTCGAGCCGGCCGGGTGA
- a CDS encoding SpoIIE family protein phosphatase: MAAKGSGRRPPRPRGRTATGAAGGAPARRLSADRERTEAARRLSTPVGARAALDRLAALASRLLGTPSAQVSLLTDAYAVAGGAGLATATVGDVASLEDVLCSVAAVSGGPLLVPDAAADPRVRDLPPVTSGVVAAYLGVPLVADGGHVVGVLCVFDIFARTWTRADVAVLERLAATAVAELELAAASSEEDARRVLWQLSVDAAGIGTWEWDLLTSRLTWDERTLEVFGYDRASFPGTLQAFYDRVHPEDLERVRRAIGASVAAGGTFEADYRVVLPDGGTRSLAARGRVLGDEAGDAVRVLGAVFETTAARDGESGLTRVLESMAASFYALDRDWRFTYVNAQAERLLGRPRAQLLGSSIWELFPAGSELEAGHRRAVETGRSVTLEAHHPAPLDGWYEVQAWPGPEGLSVCVVDVAERRAAQERAARAGDRAALLAAVTAELAGTLEAGEAVGRLAHLVVPALADWCVVTLVDDEQASRRGLRDVGWWHAVPGQRAAVQEYVAHRLADLHDASHLTRTVATGRPYAIGSSAREVLAARLRPGPTRRALEQLDLESIVVLPLRGRERTVGLLSLCNGRERSPITPEELETARAVADRAGVALDNARLYRQQRAIAEGLQRALLTPPPQPEDLEVAVRYTPAAESAQVGGDWYDAFSQPGGSTVLVIGDVLGHDTQAAAAMGQVRSVLRTVGAVGDDGPADVLRKVDQVMETLRIATTATGVVARVHPADSGPERGTRRLCWSNAGHPPPMVVHPDGTATALDGRGTDLLLGVLPRAPRHEEDVVLPDGATVLLYTDGLVERRSQSLERGLERLREVLGDLAGQDLPLEQLCDELLARMLPPQSEDDVALVAVRLRPRERPRERPRERLAGR, translated from the coding sequence GTGGCGGCGAAGGGGTCCGGGAGGCGACCGCCGCGACCCCGCGGGCGCACCGCGACCGGCGCGGCGGGCGGCGCCCCGGCGCGGCGCCTGAGCGCGGACCGCGAGCGCACCGAGGCCGCGCGGCGCCTGAGCACCCCGGTGGGCGCCCGCGCAGCGCTCGACCGCCTGGCCGCGCTGGCCTCCCGGCTGCTCGGGACGCCGTCCGCGCAGGTCTCCCTGCTCACGGACGCGTACGCGGTCGCCGGCGGCGCCGGGCTCGCGACCGCCACCGTGGGCGACGTCGCGTCGCTGGAGGACGTCCTGTGCAGCGTCGCCGCGGTCTCCGGCGGCCCGCTCCTCGTCCCCGACGCCGCCGCCGACCCCCGGGTGCGGGACCTGCCGCCGGTGACCTCCGGCGTGGTCGCCGCCTACCTCGGGGTGCCGCTGGTGGCCGACGGCGGCCACGTCGTCGGGGTCCTCTGCGTCTTCGACATCTTCGCCCGCACCTGGACCCGCGCGGACGTCGCGGTGCTCGAGCGCCTGGCCGCCACGGCCGTCGCCGAGCTGGAGCTGGCCGCGGCGAGCAGCGAGGAGGACGCGCGGCGCGTCCTGTGGCAGCTGTCCGTGGACGCCGCCGGCATCGGCACCTGGGAGTGGGACCTGCTCACCAGCCGGCTGACCTGGGACGAGCGCACCCTGGAGGTCTTCGGCTACGACCGGGCCTCCTTCCCCGGCACCCTGCAGGCCTTCTACGACCGGGTGCACCCCGAGGACCTGGAGCGGGTGCGGCGGGCGATCGGGGCGTCCGTGGCCGCCGGGGGCACCTTCGAGGCGGACTACCGGGTCGTGCTGCCCGACGGCGGCACCCGCTCCCTCGCCGCCCGCGGGCGGGTGCTCGGCGACGAGGCGGGCGACGCGGTGCGCGTGCTCGGCGCCGTGTTCGAGACCACCGCCGCCCGGGACGGCGAGAGCGGCCTCACGCGGGTGCTGGAGTCGATGGCGGCGTCCTTCTACGCCCTCGACCGCGACTGGCGGTTCACGTACGTCAACGCCCAGGCGGAGCGGCTGCTGGGCCGCCCGCGCGCGCAGCTGCTCGGGAGCAGCATCTGGGAGCTGTTCCCCGCGGGCTCGGAGCTCGAGGCCGGCCACCGCCGCGCGGTCGAGACCGGGCGGTCCGTCACGCTCGAGGCGCACCACCCCGCGCCCCTGGACGGCTGGTACGAGGTGCAGGCGTGGCCGGGCCCGGAGGGGCTGTCCGTGTGCGTCGTCGACGTCGCCGAGCGCCGCGCCGCGCAGGAGCGCGCCGCCCGGGCCGGGGACCGCGCGGCGCTGCTGGCCGCCGTCACCGCCGAGCTCGCGGGCACGCTGGAGGCGGGCGAGGCCGTCGGGCGCCTGGCGCACCTGGTCGTGCCGGCGCTGGCGGACTGGTGCGTCGTCACCCTCGTCGACGACGAGCAGGCCTCGCGGCGCGGGCTGCGCGACGTCGGCTGGTGGCACGCCGTCCCCGGCCAGCGCGCCGCGGTGCAGGAGTACGTCGCGCACCGGCTGGCGGACCTGCACGACGCCTCGCACCTGACCCGCACCGTCGCCACGGGCCGGCCGTACGCCATCGGCTCCTCGGCGCGGGAGGTGCTGGCGGCGCGCCTGCGCCCGGGGCCGACGCGCCGGGCGCTGGAGCAGCTGGACCTGGAGTCGATCGTCGTGCTGCCGCTGCGCGGCCGCGAGCGCACGGTCGGCCTGCTCAGCCTGTGCAACGGGCGCGAGCGCAGCCCCATCACGCCCGAGGAGCTGGAGACGGCCCGCGCCGTCGCCGACCGCGCGGGCGTGGCGCTGGACAACGCGCGGCTGTACCGCCAGCAGCGCGCGATCGCCGAGGGCCTGCAGCGGGCGCTGCTGACCCCGCCACCGCAGCCGGAGGACCTCGAGGTCGCCGTCCGCTACACGCCCGCGGCGGAGTCCGCGCAGGTCGGCGGCGACTGGTACGACGCCTTCTCCCAGCCCGGCGGGTCGACGGTGCTCGTCATCGGCGACGTCCTCGGCCACGACACGCAGGCGGCGGCCGCCATGGGGCAGGTGCGCTCGGTGCTGCGCACCGTGGGCGCGGTCGGGGACGACGGCCCGGCCGACGTGCTGCGCAAGGTCGACCAGGTGATGGAGACGCTGCGCATCGCCACCACGGCCACGGGGGTCGTCGCGCGCGTGCACCCGGCGGACAGCGGGCCCGAGCGCGGCACCCGGCGGCTGTGCTGGTCCAACGCCGGGCACCCCCCGCCGATGGTCGTGCACCCCGACGGCACCGCGACGGCCCTGGACGGGCGCGGCACGGACCTGCTGCTCGGCGTCCTGCCGCGGGCGCCGCGGCACGAGGAGGACGTCGTCCTGCCGGACGGCGCGACCGTGCTGCTCTACACGGACGGCCTGGTGGAGCGGCGCAGCCAGTCGCTGGAGCGGGGCCTGGAGCGGCTGCGGGAGGTCCTGGGCGACCTCGCCGGCCAGGACCTCCCGCTGGAGCAGCTGTGCGACGAACTGCTCGCCCGGATGCTGCCCCCGCAGTCGGAGGACGACGTCGCGCTCGTCGCCGTCCGGCTGCGCCCCCGCGAGCGCCCCCGCGAGCGCCCCCGGGAGCGGCTCGCGGGCCGGTGA
- a CDS encoding cell wall-binding repeat-containing protein, which produces MTTPRLALATAAATAVIVASAGVAVAADARKTAPLPEQRSAAALPEGLSAASAVGANTFRISGADRYATAAEVSRATWDPQTAPVVYLASGETFPDALSVGPSTLGAGPLLLTRRAELPEATRAELERLRPCVVVVVGGEKAVGDDVARSADSYTDPTACFLH; this is translated from the coding sequence ATGACCACTCCTCGCCTCGCCCTCGCCACCGCCGCCGCGACCGCCGTGATCGTCGCCTCCGCCGGCGTCGCCGTCGCCGCCGACGCCCGCAAGACCGCGCCCCTGCCCGAGCAGCGCTCGGCCGCCGCCCTGCCCGAGGGCCTGAGCGCCGCGAGCGCCGTCGGCGCGAACACCTTCCGGATCTCCGGCGCCGACCGCTACGCCACCGCCGCCGAGGTCTCCCGCGCCACCTGGGACCCGCAGACCGCTCCCGTCGTCTACCTGGCCAGCGGGGAGACCTTCCCCGACGCCCTGAGCGTCGGCCCCTCCACGCTCGGCGCCGGCCCGCTCCTGCTCACCCGGCGCGCCGAGCTGCCGGAGGCGACCCGGGCCGAGCTCGAGCGCCTGCGCCCGTGCGTCGTGGTCGTCGTCGGCGGCGAGAAGGCGGTCGGCGACGACGTCGCGCGCTCTGCCGACAGCTACACCGACCCCACGGCCTGCTTCCTGCACTGA
- a CDS encoding lipopolysaccharide biosynthesis protein: MSPPPTSVLTRAGALRRSPFARGVGAMLLGHAGRAVLQGLSFLVLARALGADGFGAVSAVLAVVALAVPFASLGAVHLLVRAVVREPQRAAAEFAGAAAVTAGGGALATAVVTAAAAWLLPARVPVLVIAAVAVADLVGSLLLELAGGVCTARGRMLRTAAFQLAFHGLRLAAALLLLAGPLASPLTTWALAHAAASLLAALAVVALVRRDLGPARADARRYLRQWRDGLLFSCGLASQAVYNDLDKAMLARLSTLEATGVYTAAYRVVDMALTPLRALLATAYPRFFAEGAAGLAGSLRVARRLAVPALGWCALASLALLLGADLVPVLLGESYAASVGALRALAVLPLLKAAHHLAADALTGAGHQGVRTAWQAGVAVGNALLNLALIPSLGVAGAVVSSLVCDGVLAVALWCVVVTRRHSTPSAPARRSAASPPGG; this comes from the coding sequence GTGAGCCCGCCGCCGACGTCGGTGCTCACCCGCGCGGGGGCGCTGCGCCGCAGCCCGTTCGCCCGCGGCGTCGGCGCGATGCTGCTCGGCCACGCCGGGCGCGCGGTGCTGCAGGGCCTGTCCTTCCTCGTCCTCGCCCGCGCGCTCGGGGCCGACGGCTTCGGCGCCGTCTCCGCCGTCCTCGCCGTCGTGGCCCTCGCCGTGCCGTTCGCGTCGCTGGGGGCGGTGCACCTGCTGGTGCGCGCGGTGGTGCGCGAGCCGCAGCGCGCCGCGGCCGAGTTCGCCGGCGCCGCCGCCGTGACGGCGGGCGGGGGAGCCCTGGCCACCGCGGTCGTCACCGCCGCGGCCGCGTGGCTGCTGCCCGCGCGGGTGCCCGTCCTCGTGATCGCGGCGGTCGCCGTCGCGGACCTCGTCGGCTCGCTGCTGCTCGAGCTCGCCGGCGGGGTCTGCACCGCCCGCGGGCGGATGCTGCGCACCGCCGCCTTCCAGCTCGCCTTCCACGGGCTGCGCCTGGCCGCGGCGCTGCTGCTGCTCGCCGGGCCGCTCGCGAGCCCCCTGACCACCTGGGCGCTCGCCCACGCCGCGGCGTCGCTGCTCGCCGCGCTCGCCGTCGTCGCCCTCGTGCGCCGCGACCTCGGCCCCGCGCGCGCCGACGCGCGCCGCTACCTGCGCCAGTGGCGCGACGGTCTGCTGTTCTCGTGCGGGCTGGCGAGCCAGGCGGTCTACAACGACCTCGACAAGGCGATGCTCGCGCGCCTGTCGACGCTGGAGGCCACCGGCGTCTACACCGCCGCGTACCGCGTCGTCGACATGGCGCTCACGCCCCTGCGCGCGCTGCTCGCGACCGCCTACCCGCGCTTCTTCGCCGAGGGCGCCGCCGGGCTGGCCGGCTCGCTGCGCGTGGCCCGCCGCCTCGCCGTCCCGGCCCTCGGGTGGTGCGCCCTGGCCTCCCTCGCGCTCCTGCTCGGCGCGGACCTCGTGCCCGTGCTGCTGGGGGAGTCCTACGCCGCCTCGGTCGGGGCGCTGCGGGCGCTCGCGGTGCTGCCGCTGCTGAAGGCGGCCCACCACCTCGCCGCCGACGCCCTGACCGGCGCCGGGCACCAGGGCGTGCGCACGGCCTGGCAGGCGGGGGTGGCGGTGGGCAACGCGCTGCTGAACCTGGCCCTGATCCCCTCCCTCGGGGTGGCGGGCGCCGTGGTCTCCAGCCTCGTCTGCGACGGCGTCCTGGCTGTCGCTCTGTGGTGCGTCGTCGTGACTAGACGTCACTCCACGCCGTCGGCTCCCGCTCGACGTAGCGCAGCGTCACCGCCGGGCGGGTGA